The following coding sequences are from one Paenibacillus stellifer window:
- a CDS encoding phage portal protein, translated as MNILQRMKLLFSNDFEAAYQRFLIGDDEVRIPLQGNVSTATAMKYTVVFACLRVLAETAASVPILLYRKKDDGGRESRNDLGIFDVLHYRPNEEMSPFNFKEQMMMSLNTGGNSVSEKLVDRRGSVVGLYPYPCQKVTIDRDPETLRLIYKISSSSRNVAKTLTRDTALHIPGLSLDGVIGVSPLTYASSAIQLGQSYEQFGVHLYRNGAFPSGAFTFEGEMSDTAFARFKEEMKKNYQGLKRTGTPMILEGGGKFQPFVMTPMDAQLIENKKFQLQDIARVYRVPLHLIQHLDNATFSNIEHQSLEFVMYTMLPWFKRIEENMNMQLLTPAERMAGFYLEFKVDALLRGDAKSRAESYAIGRQWGWLSVNDIRRLENMPPIPNGDRYLEPTNMVEAGKTAETTAQAKAIFEEIKALFAEKGVA; from the coding sequence TTGAACATTCTGCAGCGGATGAAGCTGCTGTTTTCGAATGATTTCGAGGCGGCATATCAGCGCTTCCTGATCGGCGATGATGAGGTTAGGATACCTCTCCAAGGCAACGTCAGCACGGCCACGGCGATGAAATACACCGTCGTATTCGCCTGCCTTCGGGTATTGGCCGAAACGGCGGCCAGCGTCCCTATCCTGCTGTACCGAAAAAAGGATGATGGGGGGCGAGAAAGCCGGAACGACCTCGGGATATTTGACGTCTTGCATTACAGACCGAATGAGGAAATGAGCCCGTTCAATTTCAAAGAACAGATGATGATGTCGCTGAATACCGGCGGAAATTCGGTCAGTGAAAAGCTCGTAGACCGAAGAGGCAGCGTAGTCGGACTCTATCCGTATCCTTGTCAAAAGGTCACGATCGATCGCGATCCGGAGACATTGCGGCTCATCTATAAAATATCATCATCCTCTCGGAACGTCGCGAAGACGCTCACGCGGGATACAGCGCTGCATATCCCCGGTCTCAGTCTGGACGGGGTTATTGGTGTTTCGCCACTCACATACGCCTCGTCTGCCATTCAGCTCGGGCAGTCGTACGAACAGTTCGGCGTCCACCTTTATCGCAACGGGGCGTTCCCGTCAGGCGCATTTACCTTTGAAGGCGAGATGTCCGATACTGCATTTGCTCGCTTCAAAGAGGAGATGAAGAAGAACTACCAAGGGCTGAAGAGGACGGGCACTCCGATGATTTTGGAAGGTGGCGGCAAGTTCCAGCCATTCGTGATGACGCCGATGGATGCGCAACTGATCGAAAATAAGAAGTTCCAGCTCCAGGATATCGCCCGGGTCTACCGGGTTCCATTGCATCTTATACAACACCTGGATAACGCGACGTTTTCGAACATCGAGCACCAATCACTGGAGTTCGTGATGTACACGATGCTCCCCTGGTTCAAACGGATCGAAGAGAACATGAATATGCAGCTGCTCACTCCGGCCGAACGTATGGCCGGTTTTTATTTGGAATTCAAGGTCGATGCGCTCCTGCGAGGTGACGCAAAGAGCCGCGCGGAATCGTATGCCATTGGCCGGCAATGGGGCTGGCTTAGTGTCAATGACATCCGGCGCCTCGAAAATATGCCGCCAATACCAAACGGCGACCGATATTTGGAGCCGACGAACATGGTCGAAGCAGGCAAGACAGCCGAAACGACCGCGCAAGCAAAGGCCATATTTGAAGAAATCAAGGCGCTATTCGCCGAGAAAGGAGTTGCTTAA
- a CDS encoding head maturation protease, ClpP-related, with protein MPFWSFKNASEPDQDVELRIEGEIVSDDDAWIYEWFGIPAATPNAFRQALAEHQGKNITVWIDSWGGDVFAAAGIYNAMKEHKGKVTAKIDGKAVSAASVIAMAADEVLMSPASILMIHNPWSSASGEAKDMRHTADVLDEVKETIVNAYQTKTSLSRNKISRLMDEETWMSARKAMADGFADGMLYAQVAPEEEPVQNAYSFSRLAIVNSANTAMQRFFEQWQKLQTKNEAAVPEKTGDSPANSRMLTIQQRVSLREKVNVHGRYTR; from the coding sequence ATGCCATTCTGGTCATTCAAGAATGCATCCGAGCCCGATCAAGATGTCGAGCTGCGCATAGAGGGCGAAATCGTCAGCGATGACGACGCTTGGATATACGAGTGGTTCGGGATACCGGCCGCTACGCCGAATGCCTTCCGGCAGGCGCTCGCGGAACATCAGGGCAAAAACATCACGGTTTGGATAGACAGCTGGGGTGGCGACGTCTTCGCAGCTGCTGGCATCTACAACGCCATGAAAGAGCACAAGGGTAAGGTCACGGCCAAGATCGACGGAAAAGCTGTATCCGCCGCCTCTGTGATTGCTATGGCCGCCGACGAAGTGCTCATGAGCCCGGCAAGCATCCTCATGATCCATAATCCCTGGTCCAGTGCAAGCGGTGAGGCAAAGGATATGCGGCATACAGCGGACGTCCTTGACGAAGTCAAGGAAACGATCGTCAACGCCTACCAGACCAAAACAAGCCTCAGCCGCAACAAAATCTCGCGCTTGATGGATGAGGAAACATGGATGAGTGCGCGGAAAGCGATGGCTGACGGATTTGCCGACGGCATGCTGTACGCGCAGGTTGCCCCTGAAGAAGAGCCTGTGCAGAACGCCTATTCGTTTAGCCGTCTGGCAATCGTCAACAGCGCGAACACGGCTATGCAGCGGTTCTTCGAGCAATGGCAGAAGCTTCAGACCAAAAATGAAGCGGCAGTGCCCGAAAAGACAGGAGATTCTCCGGCAAATAGTCGGATGCTCACTATACAACAGCGTGTCTCATTGCGCGAAAAAGTTAATGTACACGGGAGGTACACACGATGA
- a CDS encoding phage major capsid protein, with the protein MNLEKLLARQSALLVDMRALADKATLSDEEATSFDNMEKEYDSNEKQIERLQNLASREAKDKAPVNKPVVEAINEPLPKPYKNLTEQLRDIKLAAQGQISDNLRTVQNAMGGNVAVGSDGGFAVQTDFAGLMMASAAMAGDILPRVDSYEVKDGSNAVKWVDIEEEDVSTSVFGGVRVYWASEAATVAKSQPTLKEKELKLEKLMGFAYATYELDSDSSFIDTLYTRAFETAITRSLESAICSGDGIGKPLGLLNSPALVAVAKEAGQGAGTILWENLSKMYNRARDKSKGVWLMHPDSHEQLDFLSFPVGTGGVPVYLPATQAGQLDSLRGRAIVECDHCSALGTQGDINFVDFSQYMLAYKGGVDAATSIHVQFLTAENCFRFIFRANGMPKVSKKLTIKNSPNQRSPFVSLATRA; encoded by the coding sequence ATGAATTTGGAAAAATTGCTGGCAAGACAGAGCGCGCTGCTCGTTGATATGCGGGCTCTGGCGGACAAGGCGACGCTGTCGGATGAAGAAGCAACCAGCTTCGACAACATGGAGAAGGAATACGACTCCAACGAGAAGCAGATCGAACGCCTGCAGAATCTGGCTAGTCGCGAAGCAAAGGACAAGGCTCCGGTGAACAAGCCGGTTGTCGAGGCGATCAACGAGCCTCTTCCGAAGCCTTACAAGAATCTGACCGAGCAGCTTCGGGACATCAAGCTCGCTGCGCAGGGTCAGATTTCGGACAATCTTCGAACGGTCCAGAATGCTATGGGTGGGAATGTGGCTGTCGGCTCTGATGGTGGATTCGCCGTACAGACTGATTTCGCTGGTCTGATGATGGCATCGGCGGCAATGGCCGGTGACATTTTACCCCGTGTAGACTCCTACGAGGTGAAGGATGGATCGAACGCTGTCAAATGGGTCGATATCGAGGAGGAGGACGTAAGCACCTCTGTTTTTGGTGGAGTGCGTGTCTATTGGGCATCGGAAGCCGCGACGGTTGCCAAATCTCAACCGACATTGAAGGAGAAGGAGCTTAAGCTTGAAAAGCTGATGGGGTTTGCATATGCCACGTATGAGCTCGACAGTGATTCCAGCTTCATCGACACCCTGTATACGCGGGCGTTCGAAACGGCGATCACGCGTTCCCTTGAAAGTGCGATTTGCTCGGGCGATGGCATTGGCAAACCTCTCGGCCTCCTGAACAGCCCGGCGCTTGTTGCTGTCGCAAAGGAGGCCGGACAGGGAGCCGGAACGATACTCTGGGAGAATCTCTCCAAGATGTACAACCGTGCCCGTGACAAGTCGAAAGGCGTTTGGCTGATGCACCCGGATTCGCATGAACAACTCGATTTTCTGAGCTTCCCCGTTGGGACTGGCGGCGTTCCGGTATATCTTCCGGCGACGCAGGCGGGTCAACTTGATTCGCTGCGGGGGCGCGCAATCGTCGAGTGCGATCATTGCTCCGCGCTCGGAACCCAAGGCGACATTAACTTCGTCGATTTCTCGCAGTACATGCTGGCCTACAAAGGCGGCGTTGACGCGGCGACATCGATCCACGTTCAGTTCTTGACGGCTGAAAACTGCTTCCGCTTCATCTTCCGTGCAAACGGCATGCCGAAGGTGAGCAAGAAGCTTACGATCAAGAATTCTCCAAATCAGCGCAGTCCGTTTGTTTCGCTGGCGACCAGAGCCTAG
- a CDS encoding phage head-tail connector protein, which translates to MLTTVERARTMLRADPSEDEFLGILIPAASAAIETFCNRSFGRAEFTEWVDVQQGGALLRNYPIEAVTSIDGDTAVEGYTIAKDRGMISKPGWFCERPVQVVYTAGYILPSDATGDEAATLPADIEYACVLMVQQIQREPGITSERVGDISVTYGQADGTIPAAVRALVGPYRNFNL; encoded by the coding sequence ATGCTAACCACGGTAGAACGAGCCCGGACAATGCTCCGGGCTGATCCGTCTGAAGATGAATTCCTCGGGATCTTGATTCCGGCGGCCAGCGCTGCTATCGAGACGTTCTGCAACCGGTCATTTGGGCGAGCTGAATTCACGGAGTGGGTGGATGTCCAGCAAGGCGGGGCGCTGCTGCGAAATTACCCGATTGAAGCGGTGACATCCATCGATGGTGATACAGCCGTTGAGGGATACACCATTGCCAAAGACCGCGGCATGATCAGTAAGCCTGGATGGTTTTGCGAAAGACCTGTCCAGGTAGTCTACACTGCCGGGTATATCCTGCCGAGCGATGCGACCGGCGACGAGGCGGCAACATTGCCGGCCGATATCGAATACGCCTGCGTTCTAATGGTTCAGCAGATACAGCGTGAACCCGGGATTACTTCGGAACGGGTAGGTGATATATCCGTCACCTATGGACAGGCGGACGGCACAATACCGGCTGCCGTTCGGGCGTTGGTTGGCCCGTACCGGAATTTCAACCTGTGA
- a CDS encoding phage neck terminator protein translates to MLPYEEIRVAIVEGLQEATGGLVIEMNGGGKMPTGSFITYTIFGFEPVDGMAAITQDQDKRIRRETVTFTVSFNCYADDIDAAIVLAMTARDWFKMSGREVLKDTLDVVVTDIGDIQNRDLNIGEEWERRQGFDVEFRATDRVESPLNWIDTAPITKE, encoded by the coding sequence ATGCTCCCATATGAAGAAATTCGCGTAGCGATTGTCGAGGGGCTTCAGGAGGCGACGGGTGGGCTGGTCATTGAAATGAACGGCGGCGGTAAGATGCCTACCGGGAGTTTCATAACCTACACCATATTCGGCTTTGAACCGGTGGACGGCATGGCAGCCATCACCCAGGATCAAGACAAACGGATCAGGCGGGAGACGGTGACATTTACCGTCTCTTTTAACTGTTATGCGGATGATATTGACGCCGCTATTGTCCTTGCCATGACGGCCAGGGATTGGTTTAAAATGTCGGGCCGGGAGGTTCTGAAAGATACGCTGGATGTAGTCGTGACGGATATCGGTGACATCCAAAACCGGGACCTCAATATCGGCGAGGAATGGGAACGCCGGCAAGGTTTTGACGTCGAATTTCGGGCGACGGACCGGGTAGAATCGCCCCTCAACTGGATTGATACAGCACCAATAACAAAGGAGTGA
- a CDS encoding DUF3383 family protein: MAGLSDVTVTISVATPTPILGFGKPLIIGTSAAGKEYKSYSDLAGVVTDYATGTEEYKAAKAIFAQKNPPAEIAIAQRKTGTPADTVESFMAAMLLKDWHFLIQTSAAVADITDVADIIEADKSRQYVARSATLADLATIKAEGYERTAVIYHEDIANYPDAAWVGAVGSLAVGSVTWKDWTLIGIDPLDLTATELAAIHAAGANTYVTKSGWNVTSEGKTVSGSYIDLVHSQDYVVFSIQNGVQTLFASVQNQNQKVPYDNRGIAMIEGVVRTVLQRSFKQGMIAVDDDGQPQFTTTFPRASEVDPADKAARRYPDGKFSFVLAGAIHSAAITGTITFE; encoded by the coding sequence TTGGCAGGATTGAGTGACGTTACCGTTACAATATCGGTCGCAACGCCGACGCCAATCTTGGGCTTTGGTAAGCCTTTGATTATCGGGACATCGGCGGCGGGCAAGGAGTATAAGTCTTATTCGGACCTGGCCGGCGTAGTAACTGACTATGCGACCGGCACCGAAGAGTATAAGGCCGCGAAAGCGATTTTCGCGCAGAAAAATCCGCCTGCTGAGATCGCCATTGCCCAGCGCAAGACGGGGACGCCGGCGGATACGGTCGAAAGCTTTATGGCAGCCATGCTGCTTAAGGATTGGCATTTTTTGATCCAAACGAGTGCGGCCGTGGCGGACATCACGGATGTGGCCGACATCATCGAGGCGGACAAGTCCCGGCAATATGTGGCCCGATCGGCTACGTTGGCTGACCTGGCGACGATTAAGGCCGAGGGATACGAGCGAACGGCGGTCATCTATCATGAGGACATCGCTAATTATCCGGATGCTGCTTGGGTTGGGGCGGTCGGCAGTCTTGCGGTCGGAAGTGTGACCTGGAAGGATTGGACACTGATCGGCATTGATCCATTGGACCTGACGGCTACGGAGTTGGCGGCCATCCATGCGGCCGGAGCCAATACTTACGTAACCAAGTCGGGATGGAATGTCACCAGCGAGGGCAAGACAGTGTCCGGCTCATATATTGACCTTGTGCATAGCCAGGATTACGTCGTGTTCAGCATCCAAAACGGCGTACAGACATTGTTCGCCAGCGTTCAAAATCAGAACCAGAAGGTCCCGTATGATAATCGGGGCATTGCCATGATTGAAGGCGTTGTCCGCACAGTGCTGCAACGGTCGTTCAAGCAGGGGATGATCGCAGTCGATGACGACGGACAGCCACAGTTTACGACGACCTTTCCCCGGGCGAGTGAAGTGGACCCGGCGGACAAGGCTGCCCGGCGGTATCCGGATGGTAAGTTTTCGTTCGTGCTGGCAGGTGCCATCCATTCGGCGGCTATTACCGGCACGATTACATTTGAGTAA
- a CDS encoding phage structural protein codes for MAVEVKTYDANDVTVTVGGIYLTGFSEDLVTVSKDEEGVSTKVGAQGDVAVSKVNNPLGTISVTLLQTSPQVAYLNKLARSGQMVPVSVIYSGDPKEVSTANEAIVKKPADREYSAEVGDRSFEFQCLDLDMN; via the coding sequence GTGGCGGTAGAAGTAAAGACATATGACGCCAATGACGTTACCGTAACCGTAGGTGGTATTTACCTCACAGGATTCAGCGAGGATCTGGTTACGGTCTCAAAAGACGAGGAAGGCGTCTCCACTAAGGTTGGTGCGCAGGGGGATGTTGCCGTAAGCAAGGTGAATAACCCTCTCGGTACGATCAGCGTGACCTTACTTCAGACGAGCCCGCAGGTGGCTTACCTTAACAAGTTGGCGCGTAGCGGCCAGATGGTTCCTGTTTCTGTAATTTATAGTGGAGATCCGAAAGAAGTTAGTACGGCAAACGAGGCAATCGTTAAAAAACCTGCTGACCGCGAATACAGCGCCGAGGTTGGCGACCGTTCTTTTGAGTTTCAATGCCTCGATTTGGACATGAACTGA
- a CDS encoding phage tail tape measure protein, with protein MAGGIVGSLMYAVGFKFNSKGLDKADSKVKALTKGVIGMGAALGVMAIGIGAAALNSAGKFETAMNQMQNATGMTTAQLEETKGIAKELYSGGWGESWDDLGQSIASVKQITGMTGGALEGATRNALSLKNAFGYEVPESIRTVDTMMKNFGVTSDQAFNLIAQGKQNGLDFSGEMLDSINEYSNQFVSLGFNANQMFDTLAAGSASGAFNLDKVGDAVKEFNLRARDMTNKTTIQGFQMLGLDAKKMIKTFANGGPEAQKAFTQVVQSIAKVGDVTKQNTVATSLFGTQFEDLQAGVITAMGTARSQFDMTKNSMDSLNATKFTSIGQVFGYIGRQIEVGILIPIGQKLMPYLNQFGQWITSHQGEISAFGGLIADKIGTGIDYVVQGVKIALPYIQQFGGQFADYMQTLWPQIKDVAVQIYDVASAIVQWAPFLPLVSGITAAVLTYKAIMFGAALATNAVTLAQKIAGAATKGFAAAQAALNFVMSMNPITLIVMALVGLGVAFFVAYKRSDKFRAFIDKMWSGIKSATMAVLNFFKVTIPKYFMIAFNAVTNFLKNWGLVILGVIGGPIFLAAALIYKYWDQIKAVTIRVFTAIGSWLGSVWSSIKSTVSGVAVAIWGAVSGAWNNVVSTTSNLMTQVWNKITSIWNSIVNSVKAAGSNVWNAVSDMWNRVTGFFSGINLFDIGANIINGLVNGISSKVDAVVSKVSEIGNAITGKVKSILGIHSPSRVMMEMGFFTGEGLARGIENTAPRVGMATGSVASAAVDSAGDVARSSYTPETSPARASSGGSGPITVSPSISITVEGNADSSTVSNLKSTIHNEVLEIIMSALRSAGLDGA; from the coding sequence ATGGCAGGCGGAATCGTCGGGTCTCTGATGTATGCGGTCGGGTTTAAGTTTAACAGTAAGGGGTTAGACAAGGCTGACAGCAAGGTTAAAGCGCTGACCAAAGGCGTCATAGGCATGGGTGCTGCTCTGGGAGTTATGGCAATCGGTATTGGCGCGGCGGCGTTAAATTCGGCAGGAAAGTTCGAAACGGCGATGAACCAAATGCAGAACGCTACCGGCATGACGACCGCTCAACTCGAAGAGACGAAGGGCATTGCCAAAGAGCTATATTCCGGCGGCTGGGGCGAGTCATGGGACGATCTGGGGCAGTCGATTGCAAGCGTGAAACAGATTACCGGCATGACAGGTGGAGCGCTGGAAGGGGCGACAAGGAACGCCTTATCGCTGAAAAATGCGTTCGGTTATGAGGTTCCCGAAAGCATTCGGACTGTGGATACGATGATGAAAAACTTCGGCGTTACCTCTGACCAGGCGTTTAACCTCATTGCCCAAGGTAAGCAAAATGGGCTTGATTTCAGTGGCGAGATGCTAGACTCAATCAACGAGTACTCTAATCAGTTTGTCAGCCTCGGATTTAACGCCAACCAGATGTTTGATACACTCGCGGCCGGATCTGCTTCAGGGGCCTTTAACCTGGACAAAGTTGGTGACGCAGTCAAGGAATTCAACCTACGCGCACGGGATATGACCAATAAGACCACGATCCAAGGATTCCAGATGCTCGGGTTGGATGCTAAAAAGATGATTAAGACCTTTGCCAACGGCGGTCCGGAGGCCCAAAAGGCATTCACCCAAGTTGTTCAATCTATCGCCAAGGTTGGGGATGTTACGAAGCAAAACACGGTCGCAACATCTCTATTTGGCACGCAGTTTGAAGACCTTCAGGCGGGCGTAATCACAGCTATGGGGACGGCGCGAAGTCAGTTTGACATGACTAAAAACTCCATGGATAGCCTGAATGCAACGAAGTTTACCTCTATTGGACAGGTGTTTGGATACATCGGCAGGCAAATCGAGGTCGGGATACTCATACCCATTGGGCAAAAGCTAATGCCTTATCTCAATCAGTTTGGACAGTGGATTACATCGCACCAAGGAGAGATCAGCGCTTTTGGCGGATTGATTGCGGATAAGATCGGAACCGGGATCGATTATGTCGTCCAGGGGGTAAAAATAGCCCTGCCGTATATCCAGCAATTCGGTGGACAGTTCGCAGACTATATGCAGACGCTCTGGCCTCAGATCAAGGATGTGGCCGTGCAAATTTATGACGTGGCAAGTGCGATTGTCCAGTGGGCGCCGTTTCTACCCCTCGTCTCCGGCATCACGGCGGCAGTGCTAACCTATAAGGCTATTATGTTTGGGGCAGCATTAGCAACCAACGCCGTGACCTTGGCGCAAAAGATTGCCGGTGCGGCGACCAAAGGATTCGCGGCGGCGCAAGCCGCGCTAAACTTTGTGATGTCGATGAATCCAATCACACTTATCGTCATGGCTCTGGTCGGCCTGGGCGTCGCTTTTTTTGTAGCCTATAAACGGTCGGATAAGTTCCGCGCTTTTATAGATAAGATGTGGTCCGGAATCAAATCCGCGACCATGGCAGTACTCAACTTTTTTAAAGTCACCATCCCCAAGTATTTCATGATTGCATTCAACGCTGTCACAAATTTCCTGAAAAACTGGGGTCTTGTTATTCTGGGGGTGATCGGCGGTCCAATCTTCTTGGCGGCCGCGCTCATCTATAAGTACTGGGACCAAATCAAGGCGGTAACGATCAGGGTATTTACAGCGATTGGATCATGGCTTGGTTCGGTCTGGAGTAGCATAAAGAGCACGGTGTCCGGTGTCGCTGTCGCGATATGGGGGGCGGTGTCCGGTGCCTGGAACAATGTGGTATCTACCACATCAAACCTCATGACACAAGTCTGGAACAAGATCACAAGCATCTGGAACAGCATAGTAAACAGCGTGAAAGCAGCAGGTAGTAATGTGTGGAACGCTGTTAGCGACATGTGGAATCGAGTTACCGGATTCTTCTCTGGCATCAACCTCTTTGACATTGGGGCGAACATCATCAACGGGCTCGTAAACGGGATAAGTTCCAAGGTTGATGCGGTTGTGAGCAAGGTGTCCGAGATCGGGAACGCCATTACCGGCAAGGTGAAAAGCATCCTTGGCATTCATTCGCCTTCTCGGGTCATGATGGAGATGGGCTTCTTTACAGGCGAGGGACTAGCACGAGGCATTGAAAATACGGCTCCGCGTGTCGGGATGGCTACGGGAAGCGTCGCAAGTGCGGCGGTAGATAGCGCCGGCGATGTAGCGAGAAGCTCGTATACTCCTGAAACCTCGCCAGCTCGAGCCTCTTCCGGCGGGTCCGGACCAATAACAGTTAGTCCGTCCATCAGCATAACCGTGGAAGGCAATGCTGACAGCAGCACTGTCTCCAACTTGAAATCGACTATACACAACGAGGTGCTGGAAATCATTATGTCTGCCCTGCGTAGCGCGGGATTGGATGGTGCATAA